The Arcobacter sp. CECT 8986 DNA window CATCAATAATATTATCAATAATAATTTCTGCTGGTTCACTACTTGAATATGGATAGTTTTCACTAGCCATTACAACACCAACACTGTATTGATTTTTGATTTTAATATCTAAAGAGTCTAAATCTTTTGTAGCACCTTTATAAAAAAGTTCAGAAACAGGTGTTTCCAATAAAGGCATTAAGATTTCACACTCAGGATCACCAAATCTTACATTATACTCAAGAATGATAGGTTCACCTTTTACTACCATAACTCCAATAAAAAGAACTCCTTCAAAAGGTGCTCCCTCTTTTTTCATTCCTTCTAAAGTTGGTTTAATTACTCTTTCTTCAACTTTTTTATAAATATCATCATTTACTAAGGGAGTTGGAGCATAAGCACCCATACCACCAGTATTTGGTCCAGTATCGTTATCCCCTACTCTTTTGTGATCTTGTGCTGCTGGTAAAACTTTATAGTTTTCACCATCACAAATTGCAAAAATAGATAGTTCATATCCATCTAAAAACTCTTCAATTACTACATTTGTACCCGCATCACCAAATGAACTACCACTTAGCATTTCACTTGCTGCTGTTTTTGCTTCATCTTTAGATTGTGCAATAATAACACCTTTACCTGCACATAAACCATCTGCTTTTACAACTATTGGTTCGCTCATTGTATTAATAAAATCATGAGCTTCTTTTTCATTATTTGTTTCTAAAAATGCAGCTGTTGGAATATTATATTTTTTTAATATATTTTTCATATAAACTTTTGAACCTTCCAATTTAGCTGCTGCACTACTTGGTCCAAAAATTGTTAAATTTTCTTCTTTAAAAATATCAACTACACCATCAACTAAAGGAGCTTCAGGACCTACAATTGTTAAATCAATACTATTTTCTTTTGCCCACAAAGCCAACTTTTTATAATCTTTTATATTAATATTTTGTCCTAAGTCTTGTGTTGCGCCATTTCCTGGCATAAAAAATAAATTATGTTTTTTCTCTTTATAAATACTAAGACCTATAGAGTACTCTCTTCCACCACTTCCAAGAATTAATATATTCACCTAGATTTCCTTAAAAAATTTGTAGTTTATCCAAGTAGCCGTTAACCATCAAATGGCCCACAAAAGCCAAGATTAGGGGTATGAATACTATTTTAGGAACGCGAACAAAAGAAGCGTTACACACCGTAGAATTACTAATACCCACAAATATTTATTATCGGACCCTCAACAATGGAAATCCCGAACTACTTAGATATATAAATTTTATCCAATTATGGTTGAAGTAAAGATTAAAACAGATATCTCTTTGCAAGTTTTACACATTCATCAACTGATGTATAATCACTAATCACATAATCAATGTTTTCTGG harbors:
- the purD gene encoding phosphoribosylamine--glycine ligase; translated protein: MNILILGSGGREYSIGLSIYKEKKHNLFFMPGNGATQDLGQNINIKDYKKLALWAKENSIDLTIVGPEAPLVDGVVDIFKEENLTIFGPSSAAAKLEGSKVYMKNILKKYNIPTAAFLETNNEKEAHDFINTMSEPIVVKADGLCAGKGVIIAQSKDEAKTAASEMLSGSSFGDAGTNVVIEEFLDGYELSIFAICDGENYKVLPAAQDHKRVGDNDTGPNTGGMGAYAPTPLVNDDIYKKVEERVIKPTLEGMKKEGAPFEGVLFIGVMVVKGEPIILEYNVRFGDPECEILMPLLETPVSELFYKGATKDLDSLDIKIKNQYSVGVVMASENYPYSSSEPAEIIIDNIIDEDIANNTHISFAGVSREDDKLMATGGRVLVCVGFGDTIKQARDRAYALCGQVHFAGKKCRTDIAYQALK